ATACACTCTGCCTGGACCTTCTCatgcagataaacacacacacacacacacacacacacacacacacacacacacacacacacacacacacacacacacacacactgagtgcaCGGGGGAGAGGACGATATGGAGAAGAAGAGATGGAGGGGGCTCATACCTGTGACTGCGAGTGTATGTCTAAGCCCTGCTGCTACACTGATGACAGGGTCACCCAAagactaaagggaaaaaaaatgaTTCCTGAAAGCACCTTGTGGAATTGGATCATAACTAACTAGCTTACTCACTGActcactcattcattcactcactcacggATAGCAAGCAGGAATTTCAGTGCAAAGTGGTGTCACGGTGCTAAATGACATCACTGACACCATGTGTCCTTGTTTTAAGCATGCATGCACCAAACAGACAAAACAGAAATATGTTTTTAGTCCTAAATGTAGTCCTTACCTTGATGGGCAGAGGTTCAGCTGTGTATTTTATCTGTGGGGAGATGCCCAGCTGACCAAAAGCATTGGAGCCACATGCCAAGACCTGGCCATCATCTGCCAGACACAGGGTGTCAATGGCTATAGGCACATTTCTCTGATCTAAATGAATCCAAACGGTTATACACTTTTTGTTCCAAATGTTACAAACTAACTAGCCTCTTTGTGCACTTCACATGCTTTAAAGCTCTTACTTAAGTTAAAAACATGAAAATGTTTTTCATATACTCTACAATTTCTAATGACAATGATGAGTGGCTTAGGTTTACCAGTAAGCATGATGGTGAAATCCCAGCCACAAGAGACCTGTTGAACAGATCTACAGCCAGGCAAAGGGCAAAGATCAAAGGTCATGACATCTGAGGTGTGGCCAAGTCCTAGTTGTCCTTTGTGATTTTGTCCACATACTAATAAGTCTCCAGACTCTAAGAcatatattaaaaaatatataatcatatataattTTTTAGTTGTTATGACAGATAATACCAGTAGAGGGAACTATTGTCCACATAACCATCCTAAGAGCAGACCAACAGTTGTGAGCGAATGCTGGCAGGGGCAGTACATTAACCATAGTTAAAATTAcgctttgttgtgtttttaaaTAAACCTACATACAGTTATATGTTTCTCACCAGTGATGAGCACGGAATGTCCACCTCCACCCGTGATGCACCGTAACGATCTGTGTTGCCCACCGCTGGAACTCTGCGGTTCGACTTGATCTTCGCCATGACCCAGACCCAGCTGCCCATAACTGTTCGCCCCCTGAGGGAAGGCCCACAACTCTTAGATCATATAGAGCTGCACGTGTTTATTAAGCCAAAATCATGATGGACTGGGAGCTCTAGAGTTTACCTACACGTTTCTTTAGTAAGCGTGTAAGCGAGTGAAGACAAACCGCCAGAGACATGTAAATATATCCGCGGGCCCTATTGACTGGATATTTTTGTGTTCATTGATTCCTGTGCAGAATAATGAACTAAGGAATATTACAATTTGCACACTATGAACCCCATCATGAAGGCGTGCCCCTTGCTTCTTCATAAACATCCTCAACAACAAGGAAGAGCTTCCAGAGACTGCTGAATGCTATGACATTTGATCTTTAATAACAGCTAGTCGTAATTAACGTTTTTGTAGCCAGTCTTCTGCGCTCTATTGTGGGGAGAGGAAACATGCCACCAGACATTCAACTCGCGGGAAACATGAGGACATGCCCAATTCTCCACTATTTCACTCTGATACCCTTCTAAAAAAAATCAACGAGCTCAATACGACTGGAGGAAATTTAAAATTATGCTAATAATATGTTCATATACATTGATAGTATAACTTCCCACTGTCATCAGAAATGTTTAACCCGTTGTCACGGGTTTTTGTCGAAAACTTACCCACGTGTACAAAGTACAATCTATATTCGGTCTTGTTTCCATTTTGGCGTCGCAGGTTGATGGCGTCATCAAACCGACATCGATTTTGTTGCAGTACAAAAATAGGAAGTTTATTATAATAAGCATCTACACTTATACACGTAACATCACATTCTTCAAAGAATTGTAAACCTAAAGTGCTAGACATGTTTCGGCTGTTTGAGAGTACATGTATAGATTTAAGCAGAAACGTAAGCATTATTGACACTAATTTGTGCAATTTATCCTTACATAACCTTTAATATATATGTAcaccattcatttatttaattgtAAATGAATACAAGTTATAACACTATTATTAAAGATGCAATCAAGCAACACCGGAAATGATATGGCAAGGcatatgaaataaaaaatataagaaGTTGACAGAAATACGTTGACTTTCAGAAAATATAGGCTATGCACTTTTCCCTGTAATACTGTGTACAGAGAAAAAAGTTAAAGATTATACTAAAACTACAAGATTCAAAAAACTTCAAGTTAGATACCTTATAATACCAATAAGAATGCAATGATATGcacaaaactgaaatcacaaatATATTTTGATCAGAGCAAGCATCACTTTGTCAAAATGGCATTTTTGTAAAATATAATGGTCACTTGTATCATGAAAGAATATTTCATTAATACCTTTGCATAAATCCTTATGGGAAAAAATCTCAGCcaacacagaaaacacagctaACAATAAGGGTTGGAAATTCAAACAAATTCAACAGCACATAAGGGCGGATTAtcactaaataaataattgaacttaagatttttttaaaggaaaagaaacaaaaacatataGGCATATAACTTCAATAGATCATCAGTTAAGAAAAACATTTTGGAATTGAATGTACAATGTGATTGACTGAAAATCGTGAGGCTTCAATGTGTTTGGTCTTTGATGGAATAAGGGATACATAAGAGGTTCTGTGAGGTCCTTCACTCATGCAGCTGTTTGTCGAGTCTGCTCAGGGCGTCTCCCACGATGTCTAGCTCATGTCTCAGCTCCTCCACCACACTGTTGATGCTGGGGGTGTCCTTCAGCACGTCGACGCTCTGCGTGTAGGGGTTATATCGCACCGTAAACGGCCGCTTGATTGTCTTCGCAAACTCCCTGAAAGGTTGAAAATTATTTTAGTCTGGGCCAATAGCATCAACTGTATATAGAATAGCCGGAGATGCATAGAAGGgttttcataaaataggcatttAAATTCATCCATGTATGAATTAGCAGAGGTTACAAAGCTAACAATGAATATAACAATAATTTTCTGTTCTTTATTTCCCACATACCTCATCTTGACTTTGGCTTCCTCAAAGCTGTCTGACACAAAGTAGACATCCTGGAATGTGGTTATGATGCACTCCTGTTTGCATGTGACTTGTGGGTCAAAGGGCATGATTTGGGCATTTCCTGACAGAGCATGCTGAGGAATAAACCTTCAATTAATCAACTATATActgaaatcagaaaaaaacatgaGACATAAGTGttagtgggtatgtgtgtgtgtgtgtgtgtgtgtgaatatgaggCTTTACCTTTAGCTCACTGATGGAGGATAACAATCCTGCCCCATAGGCTCTAAGTTGGCCCTCCTGCTTACACAGCCCAAATTCCACAGTGAAGAAGTAGCACTGAAGAACAACATTTTGGTAAACATTAACTTTGTAGACTTGATATACTTGTAAGAATATATGTGCTTCTGGTACTGATAACTCAGGATTTGAGAACATACATGCTGTATTCAGTATATAGGCTCATATGATTTAATTGTTTCAACCATtagtttctttttttgtttttctttgagCAATTTATAATCTGATAAATTATCtacaataaaaatacaataatatCAAAAGGTTATTACTCACAGTGGCAAGTTTTTGAACTTCATCATCAGATGCTCCCAGTGAGGCCAGTCCGATCTCCTGGCTGAACTGGGCAAAGCTTGGCTCAGCCAATAGCGGCACATGACCCAACAATTCATGACAGGTGTCTCTGAAATGCAGATTAGTACAGCGCATCTGAGTCAGAACACACATAATCACAACTCCTTTCAGGGGGCTTCATATTCTCCTTCCAAAAAGCATGAACTTGATTTAAAATTTCTGTTGCATTGTTGCTGTATATTGCATGCTTTTTCATGTTTTAATAATCTTCTGTGTAACCTCTAGTAGTTTACTTGCCTGTACTCAATTTGGCATTGATTCTGATTTACCATCTTAAGTAATGTTTGCCCTGCATCAAAGTGTCTCCTTATTGAAAGGTCAATAGTTACACATTTACCCatgtggggtgggtttcccgaaatgttcgtagcgctaagtacttcgtaacctcgtatgaaacgtatgaggttaagaagtacttagcgctacgaacgtttcgggaaacccccTGGTGGCTAATAAAAGAGGCTGAAATACTCACGGTTCAGGTGTATAGAGCGGGTCTGAGCTGTGTCGCACATACTGTGTGCAGTGGAACACACGGAAGGCCAGACCTGCCAGAAAGTCTCTGGGGGAAAGGTATCCTGCTACGGGTCTAATGGTGAATCCTGTAAGCTCTGCAAATACAAACGGACAACCCCAACTATAGATGTCCTGGACAGGGGTTTTACATAGTCCTCAACCAAAACATAGTCTAAACTACATCTACACACAgatccccctccacacacacacacacacacacacacaaagacaagatAAAGTGCACTCAGAATGGGGCACCTCGTAGGAAGCGTGAGACGTCCTCCAGCTGGGGGATGTTGTCCTCACGACACTCGCAACACTTGGTGAGCAGTGGCAGGTTCTTCAGGTACTCGCGGCAGGCGTGCGTGGGATAGAGACAGTTAAGTTCACGGAACACAACGCCCCAGGTCTTCACCTCCTCCTCAGTGAACTCGATGCGCGGGATAGCGTCTCCACTAGGAACAATGCCAAAAGTTTTTATTATGAAGCATgccattttttttcattacaTAGATTAAATCTTTGTGGGAACCTGACAATACAatatacacaatatatacattCTAGACAataacagaatattattgaacaAGTCACTCACTGTTTGTAACTCATTGCCAAATCTGCGAAATACTTCCTACGTTTGCGGTAGACATTATCCTTAAAGCCCTGTAGAACATCAAAGCACATGTGGAGAGAAGTGAAGGACAGCAACAAAAGACACCAAACTGCAAAATACATACTGTGTTTGCTCTTTGGGGGCCCTGGCTTTATGGTGCAGGCAATAAAACAATGTTTACCGGGTGATCTGCGTCCAGGTCTGACCCATACATCAGCACACGATTTGCACATTTATCCAAATCAGAGATCTTCTTGGGAAACCAGGGTATGTCATCAAGTTCTACAGAAAAAAAGAGCCTATTTGAAGTCTTTCCATGAAAGCTAAATCTATGTATTTTTTCTGTCTgtcgtgtctgtctgtctagtcTGAGACATACCGTTTTCCTCCGGTAGGCGGTTATCCATTTCGATTATGTTAACGTGCTTTCGCAACAGATGTATGATCTCGTTAAGCTGTTCGTGATTACTGTCGCAGTCTACAAAAATCTCGATCTCCGAGTTCCGCCTTCGAGATTTTCTGGATTCGATGTGAACAAGATTGACGTCGTTATCCTTTTACGTGAATATATTTCATGGAAAAGAAACGAATTAAGACAAACAATCAATCATGTTAGGTAGttgaattattattaatataaattagGTAATTACAATAGGCCTataaaaataacaacaatattatAATAACGTAGCAATAATGATTACAATAAATAATCACAATAGTTTGGAAAAATATAATGAAGCACAAAACTAATTTTATATACATTGGTGTTAGTTAATTTTCTCTCTTTTAAGTTCATCAAATATCACAACTGGAAGTAATAATACCAGCAAAAGTTAATTACTTGGAATAGTTTTAGTGCTTTGACGAGTCCCCCGACTTCATTTTTTAGAGAGAATACGATAGCTGCGCGACTTTTCTCTGAAGATGCGATCTTGTTATCTTTTTTCTCAAGGATCTTAGGAAATGCAGATTTGTTCATctgtaaaaacacaaaaacatattAATCAAATAAATGTTGCAATTTACTGATTACTCTGaaaatgtatgtttttgtgATCTAACAGTCATACTCTCGGCATCAAGTGAAGCAGTCAAAGTAATGTATTTTTAATCTCTTCCACATTTTAACTTTTATTCGTACAGATCGGTGAGAATTAAGCCAAAATTAGCTTAGCACATAACACTTAAGAGTGCACTTAAGCAATTCGTTGTGTGGTTTGTTCCTTCATTTCGGGTAGAATGAAATACACGAGATCCAAGCATCCAACCGTAAAACTAAATCGAACAACCAGACTGTCTTTATCTTATTTTAAAATACTCACAGCAATCGCTCGTTGCCTGCGTCAGTTCAGTACCACGAACAGCACCAGTTATCAGCGCAACATACGCAGGTATCAAAGCCAGGCAATGGCTACAGATCTGGAGCAGTTTTTTACAAGTCATTGTAAATACTATACTAAGACATAACTTCTAATAGGTTATTCGTTTAAGTTTAAGTTCAGACGTTTCCAAAATAGTTATTTTAGCgcaatttttcttctttcactAAAGTCAGGTTTTCTTACAAAATGATATTTAAACCATTGCTTCAAATAAAACTTTCTCGCATACAAACCATTTTTATTTGCGCGAATACGGGGGAAATTAGCAGCCGCTGCCCGTGTCTTCCTCCCAAAAAGACTCCTGACAGCATTCGTGCAGTTAGAACGACTCAGGGTCGGTCTGGCAGGTCAAAGCGCTGCGATACACTGTCTTGGTTCAGCAAAGACTCTCATAGAAGCTTCTGGCCAATCCCATTTAGATAACGAGGAAGCCTATTATTAGCACAGTCTTACCTTAATCTAACACGGGATTACACTGCAATTAATCGCTGTTATACGCGCATTTTTCTTAAGTAAATTTAATTATATGTCCCATCATAGTTCCTGGTAGTTGCAAAGCATTCATTATTAGGTGAAATATAGTACATTTACAGGACACGAAATAAAATAGTTCAGGTAACCCGTCGTCTCTTATTTAAAGTTTCTTTTCTGACGTCCCGCTAAACCGTTTTAATGTTACACGCGAATTTCAAATTCTACAACGTGCTACTCAGTCCATCGTTGTCTGCAAACACATCTTGGACGATGGCTTAAACCGTCATCCGATTATTCTGTCCTGAGATAAATATTTAGATGAATATCTTCTGTGCCATCAACGTTTACTAAAGGAACGTTGCGTTATAGACCTTCTTAAAGCCTGACGCACGTATTTTCGTGCCACTATCTCGGCTTAACTACTTTATTCTCAGTGGCGAACATGCTTGACGCGTGCTTTAACCGACTAAAGAAAACTAGAGAGTTGTTTCTTGAATTAGCCTATTTCCAAAAATCAACAattcatttgaaaaaaaaatcagtatCAATATCATGAACACATAAGCTGCAGCGTCTTACCTCATTATTAAGTTGCTTTTCTTCGAAAGATAGCCCAATATTCATCGAGTCAAACGATCTTCCTCTGCGCGGTCCCTCACTTTTGCTCGAGTACATTCTGAGTTCGCTAAGCCTAGTATTTATTTGCCTGTAATCTGGAACCTCTGTTAGTTTACCTGAGATGGGATAGTATAATGAGGCAGTGCGCTTTAGTATTTATGAAAGCCCGCGTGGGGGAGGGGGCGTGCAGGTACTCAGATAGACAGGTAGTCTGATAAGCTTTACTAGGACAGCAAATGGAAAGCTTAGCTCACGTCATGGGGACATTCACGAGAGACGTATTTTTTCACAAAAAATGGGAGGCATGCAAATCGACACTGGGGTCAGGAGTCACACTAGAAACTGAAAAGCAAAGCTCCGATCAAATACTGTTAAAAACATAATAGGCTATAAGAATAAGTGTAATCTGAAAGATTGATTGAATTTAGTGCTACAACACAAATCTACATAGAGCAACGAGGATTAGAAGTGCACCTTTGTGTTAAAACACATTGTTGACATAAATTGTGAGGCCCATATGGGATGTTTATGAATATTTGGGGGGAATGGGATGGCACTTCTACCTACAGCACTGGTACTCTTCCTAACGACCTCAACAATCGTTCAACTTCCTCCATAATACATAATTCGAAgctttttgttttattgttttcatcTGAC
This portion of the Brachyhypopomus gauderio isolate BG-103 unplaced genomic scaffold, BGAUD_0.2 sc79, whole genome shotgun sequence genome encodes:
- the sergef gene encoding secretion-regulating guanine nucleotide exchange factor isoform X6; translation: METRPNIDCTLYTWGANSYGQLGLGHGEDQVEPQSSSGGQHRSLRCITGGGGHSVLITESGDLLVCGQNHKGQLGLGHTSDVMTFDLCPLPGCRSVQQVSCGWDFTIMLTDQRNVPIAIDTLCLADDGQVLACGSNAFGQLGISPQIKYTAEPLPIKSLGDPVISVAAGLRHTLAVTGPGRVYQWGTGLSTQARRALCPQPVPAHFTSMEPCLVPGIDHETPHRVTAGSAHCVCLTVSGAVFLWGCNKHGQLCSTESFVALPAALDHALVNRERVSAIHSGWTHLVAQTESGRVFTWGRANYGQLGRRGPSNDSTGAGLDDSYPMTSLPFEIACGSEHNLAIVVPFSSGGQSLRYSFLFSCYTENL
- the tph1a gene encoding tryptophan 5-hydroxylase 1a isoform X1, with protein sequence MYSSKSEGPRRGRSFDSMNIGLSFEEKQLNNEMNKSAFPKILEKKDNKIASSEKSRAAIVFSLKNEVGGLVKALKLFQDNDVNLVHIESRKSRRRNSEIEIFVDCDSNHEQLNEIIHLLRKHVNIIEMDNRLPEENELDDIPWFPKKISDLDKCANRVLMYGSDLDADHPGFKDNVYRKRRKYFADLAMSYKHGDAIPRIEFTEEEVKTWGVVFRELNCLYPTHACREYLKNLPLLTKCCECREDNIPQLEDVSRFLRELTGFTIRPVAGYLSPRDFLAGLAFRVFHCTQYVRHSSDPLYTPEPDTCHELLGHVPLLAEPSFAQFSQEIGLASLGASDDEVQKLATCYFFTVEFGLCKQEGQLRAYGAGLLSSISELKHALSGNAQIMPFDPQVTCKQECIITTFQDVYFVSDSFEEAKVKMREFAKTIKRPFTVRYNPYTQSVDVLKDTPSINSVVEELRHELDIVGDALSRLDKQLHE
- the tph1a gene encoding tryptophan 5-hydroxylase 1a isoform X3 — its product is MNKSAFPKILEKKDNKIASSEKSRAAIVFSLKNEVGGLVKALKLFQDNDVNLVHIESRKSRRRNSEIEIFVDCDSNHEQLNEIIHLLRKHVNIIEMDNRLPEENELDDIPWFPKKISDLDKCANRVLMYGSDLDADHPGFKDNVYRKRRKYFADLAMSYKHGDAIPRIEFTEEEVKTWGVVFRELNCLYPTHACREYLKNLPLLTKCCECREDNIPQLEDVSRFLRELTGFTIRPVAGYLSPRDFLAGLAFRVFHCTQYVRHSSDPLYTPEPDTCHELLGHVPLLAEPSFAQFSQEIGLASLGASDDEVQKLATCYFFTVEFGLCKQEGQLRAYGAGLLSSISELKHALSGNAQIMPFDPQVTCKQECIITTFQDVYFVSDSFEEAKVKMREFAKTIKRPFTVRYNPYTQSVDVLKDTPSINSVVEELRHELDIVGDALSRLDKQLHE
- the tph1a gene encoding tryptophan 5-hydroxylase 1a isoform X2 produces the protein MLSGVFLGGRHGQRLLISPVFAQIKMMNKSAFPKILEKKDNKIASSEKSRAAIVFSLKNEVGGLVKALKLFQDNDVNLVHIESRKSRRRNSEIEIFVDCDSNHEQLNEIIHLLRKHVNIIEMDNRLPEENELDDIPWFPKKISDLDKCANRVLMYGSDLDADHPGFKDNVYRKRRKYFADLAMSYKHGDAIPRIEFTEEEVKTWGVVFRELNCLYPTHACREYLKNLPLLTKCCECREDNIPQLEDVSRFLRELTGFTIRPVAGYLSPRDFLAGLAFRVFHCTQYVRHSSDPLYTPEPDTCHELLGHVPLLAEPSFAQFSQEIGLASLGASDDEVQKLATCYFFTVEFGLCKQEGQLRAYGAGLLSSISELKHALSGNAQIMPFDPQVTCKQECIITTFQDVYFVSDSFEEAKVKMREFAKTIKRPFTVRYNPYTQSVDVLKDTPSINSVVEELRHELDIVGDALSRLDKQLHE
- the tph1a gene encoding tryptophan 5-hydroxylase 1a isoform X4, which produces MDNRLPEENELDDIPWFPKKISDLDKCANRVLMYGSDLDADHPGFKDNVYRKRRKYFADLAMSYKHGDAIPRIEFTEEEVKTWGVVFRELNCLYPTHACREYLKNLPLLTKCCECREDNIPQLEDVSRFLRELTGFTIRPVAGYLSPRDFLAGLAFRVFHCTQYVRHSSDPLYTPEPDTCHELLGHVPLLAEPSFAQFSQEIGLASLGASDDEVQKLATCYFFTVEFGLCKQEGQLRAYGAGLLSSISELKHALSGNAQIMPFDPQVTCKQECIITTFQDVYFVSDSFEEAKVKMREFAKTIKRPFTVRYNPYTQSVDVLKDTPSINSVVEELRHELDIVGDALSRLDKQLHE